A segment of the Crassostrea angulata isolate pt1a10 unplaced genomic scaffold, ASM2561291v2 HiC_scaffold_115, whole genome shotgun sequence genome:
CTCACatttgtaacattttatttgatatatacttaaatgttttaattgttataatatttaacatttaacagatggtttaatttcttttttgtagATAAAATGATCAAGAGCAgccatgtataatgagtaaataTAGCTAGCATTGATGATGAATTTCCCATTGGGCTTTTAGCATTTGATTCAGATTTTGAATATTCAGAATCTTGTTCTTTCTGTGCAGATTTTTCTCTTGATGTGTTGGAGCTTTTTATTAATGGAAAaaattttctttgctttttctCTGCAGCTGAAttcaatgcatgtatatatttttgtaatttaatggGATTTCATTTCTCAAAGTATGTACTTATTTAATTCCACATTATAGGAGGACACAATAAGAAAAAGGTATTGCCATCTTGTATAAGTTGATGTCATGCAAAATCGCTAATTTTATAGGTCTGTGATGTTTAAGCTAATTCTACATTCAAAATCTTAAATCTATTTATAGACTGCCTAATGAAACACTACATATTGCTACATATATGTAGAATGGGAACATTTTTGACTGCATTTGACAATGGATACATTTCTAAATTTAGTGGAAGGTCCTTAGATGAAATTGCCTGTgaaggtaaatatttttattgcaagTAAACTTGTAATAggcaattaaattaaaagataataGTCAGATAAGAAAATTAGTTGGCTAATATAACAaagaaatgttattttaaaattaaaagtcgCAGATAAGAAAATGAGTTGActaataagatcaaaaactgtCATTTAAAAATTCCTTTAACCTAGTGTCtgtattttgttgatattattaacataactccatttgtttcttttaattgtagacatatattcaaatgatgatgatgatgatgatgatgatgatgatgttggAAAAGAACGAGccagaaaaaagaaaactggACCTAAGCCTTCAAAACTCCCAACAGGTAAAAGCACAAGAGTCCTTTTTCAAAGCATATGTCAATACAAACACAATGAATTTGAAGATCCTGTTGCTGAAAAACTTTCTACATTTTCAAAGTATGATTTTTGTGATATGAAATGTTTAGAACTGTAGTTTCATTCAAGAACTGTGGTTTTATTCATTGTCATTGGCATCAGTTTTTGTAGAATATTGTAAAACAAAGCTTCAAGAACACTTATATTAAAGGTAGTCTGCATGTGTGTCTATAATTGAGAAATATCTGATAATTTGTAGTAAGGTGCCTACTATGTATGTGTATACTAGAAAACACTGAGGCAGTGTCTGTGTATCTATATTTGGAAATGCTGAtaatgcatagtgaggtatatATGTGTGTTTATATTGGGGAAACACCCAtaatgcatagtgaggtatCTATGTTTGTATTCAACTGGGGGAAACAAACATAATGCATCGTGAAGTATATATGTCTATATTAAGGAAACACCCACAATGAGGTATGTGTGTGTCTTTATTAGAGAAATATccataatacatacatgtagtcagGTATATGTGTGTTAATTTAAGGGAAATACTGATAATGCATTGTGAGGTATATGTGTGATTATATTGGGGAAACACCCAtaatgcatagtgaggtatatgTGTTTTTATTGGGGAAACACCCAAaatgcatagtgaggtatatATGTGTGTTTATATTGGGGAAGCGCCTATAATACACACTGAGATATATGTCTGTCTATATTAGGGAAACATCCAtaatgcatagtgaggtatatgTGTATCAATATTAGGGAAACACTGAGAATGCATATTGAGGTATATGTGTGTCTATTTTGAGGAATTATTCAtaatgcatagtgaggtatatgtgtatttatttttaagaaaaactaaTAATGCTTAGTGGAGTATCAGTTtattttgaatagaaaacaattatatttcgtAGCTGTATGTTGTAGACATAGATGTGAGTGATGAACATGATGgcaatgatgatgatgatgatgaagatggGGATGATCATGTTGGGAAAGAACGAGCTAGAAAATAGAAAACTGGTCCTAAGCCTTCAAAACTCCCAACAGGTAAAAGCACAAGTGTCCTTTTTCAGAGCATATGTCAATacaaacaccatgaatttaaagattctaatgctgattttttttttacattttccaagTATGACTCTTGTGATATGACTTGAATATTTAGAACTGTAGTTTC
Coding sequences within it:
- the LOC128169313 gene encoding uncharacterized protein LOC128169313; this encodes MKHYILLHICRMGTFLTAFDNGYISKFSGRSLDEIACEDIYSNDDDDDDDDDDVGKERARKKKTGPKPSKLPTDIDVSDEHDGNDDDDDEDGDDHVGKERARK